A stretch of the Takifugu flavidus isolate HTHZ2018 chromosome 1, ASM371156v2, whole genome shotgun sequence genome encodes the following:
- the slc16a5a gene encoding monocarboxylate transporter 6: protein MTQQNGVGGTSDRRLSSAASPVCDQVKAMEHQKTPVGERDGECEDDCRRGQSGTSTGVTDAAPDGGWGWVVLLATIVVMALTLAFPSCVGIFYTDLQNDFHADNSQTSWVPSIMTSALHAGGPFCSMLVERLGCRQTVMLGGVLSGLGMTASSFTQSIGQLFLTAGVITGLGFCFSFQPAVTILGHYFVRRRAFANAMSSMGTALGLCVLPVLGNYLHTELGWRGSFLVLGAVLLNCCVCGAVMRPLQLSKRRGQPLMDHGPHLPEEEKGQREMGRLRRIWRFLLDSLSKHMAFDQFCNNARYRVYAIGLTWMMLGFVVPLIYLVPYATANGMEQTQAALLLSILGVVNIIVRPPFGIVFNMPWFKGRHVYVFASALLVNGLSNSICCIGSSFNVLVIYVIVYGLSMSVVGSLMFTVLMSVVEMSRFPSALGLLAVMESVTLLIGPPLAGALVDRTGQYFHVFFACTAVVVSAGIFLIVSFSLLDRRASQRGGGPAEPPGRTGADVAPGCQYKSVPTEGDKEKASPPTAACSATM, encoded by the exons ATGACTCAGCAAAATGGAGTCGGTGGGACCAGTGACCGCCGCCTCAGCTCCGCAGCCTCTCCGGTTTGTGACCAGGTCAAAGCTATGGAGCATCAGAAGACTCCGGTGGGCGAGAGGGACGGCGAATGTGAGGACGACTGCCGCCGGGGCCAAAGCGGGACCTCCACGGGCGTAACGGACGCTGCTCCTGATGGGGGTTGGGGCTGGGTGGTGCTGTTGGCCACCATCGTGGTCATGGCTTTGACCCTGGCGTTCCCCTCCTGTGTGGGAATCTTCTACACTGACCTGCAGAATGACTTCCATGCCGACAACAGCCAAACCTCCTGGGTGCCTTCTATCATGACATCAGCGCTTCACGCAGGAG GTCCCTTCTGCAGCATGCTGGTGGAGAGACTCGGCTGCCGACAGACGGTCATGCTGGGCGGAGTCCTGAGCGGGCTCGGAATGACTGCCAGTTCGTTTACCCAGTCCATCGGCCAGCTCTTCCTCACCGCGGGGGTCATCACAG GTCTTGGATTCTGCTTCAGCTTCCAACCGGCCGTGACCATCCTCGGGCACTACTTTGTGCGGCGGCGGGCATTTGCCAACGCCATGTCGTCCATGGGCACCGCCCTGGGCCTGTGCGTTCTGCCGGTTCTGGGCAACTACCTCCACACGGAGCTCGGCTGGAGAGGCAGCTTCCTCGTGTTGGGCGCCGTCCTGCTGAACTGCTGCGTGTGCGGTGCAGTGATGAGACCCCTGCAGCTTTCCAAGCGCCGAGGTCAGCCGCTGATGGACCACGGACCCCATCTGCCCGAGGAAGAAAAGGGGCAGCGGGAAATGGGGCGACTGAGGAGAATCTGGAGGTTCCTGTTGGATTCCTTGAGCAAACACATGGCCTTTGATCAGTTCTGCAACAACGCCCGCTACCGCGTGTACGCCATAGGTCTCACCTGGATGATGCTGGGCTTTGTGGTGCCTCTGATATATCTGGTTCCTTATGCCACAGCAAATGGAATGGAGCAGACTCAGGCCGCCCTGCTTCTGTCCATCCTGGGTGTGGTCAACATCATCGTCCGCCCGCCGTTTGGAATCGTCTTCAACATGCCCTGGTTCAAAGGACGCCatgtttatgtgtttgcttCAGCTTTACTGGTCAACGGGCTCAGTAACAGTATCTGCTGCATTGGGTCCAGTTTCAATGTGCTGGTGATATACGTGATAGTCTACGGGCTGTCCATGAGCGTGGTGGGGTCCTTGATGTTCACGGTCCTCATGAGTGTGGTGGAGATGAGCCGCTTCCCCTCCGCTCTGGGCCTGCTTGCCGTCATGGAGAGCGTCACGCTGCTCATTGGGCCTCCACTGGCAG GAGCGCTGGTTGACCGGACGGGCCAGTACTTCCACGTCTTCTTCGCCTGCACCGCGGTCGTTGTCTCGGCTGGCATTTTCCTCATCGTGTCTTTCAGCCTGCTGGATCGGAGGGCGTCGCAGCGTGGTGGAGGACCGGCGGAACCCCCCGGGAGGACTGGGGCCGACGTGGCTCCTGGTTGCCAGTACAAGAGCGTCCCCACAGAGGGCGACAAAGAGAAGGCGTCTCCTCCCACAGCAGCGTGTTCCGCCACCATGTGA
- the LOC130532564 gene encoding antigen peptide transporter 2-like, producing MSLQDRSSTLSGGQMKAKEVVVYGISVLLFDTLLSLAFLTGLVLLQFSGCGGLSAQWAFAVVKWAFLQGFTWFLTDANHLALLSRLAALLCLLSPVHESVQLLAAPPSEPYAGPWADLGRLLLGPAVSLVSCVVWEMGFCSNAGVKTSSKPLDSRRLLLRMLKYFKPDALYIIAAFTFLILAVVCETLIPLYQGKVIDMLKGEALHSSFYGSIWQLTLVCLGSTLFSGLRGGTFMCTLSRLNSRMKHLLFGALLQQDVHFFENNDAGSLSSRLQSDVDKMGRTVALNANAMVRSSVRTCLMLGVMVHLSWELTLITCIEIPLMALMQNKYIKLSTIVKKQIQDGCAETESLALQTMKGIQVVRSFRAEQHETRRYREALARMQTLRRRRGLYGYVYGLGLKMLNLGIKMLMLLYARRLISTGYLSTGALLSFFLYQKPIFRSLSEILYSFGDTLSTVEIISTVFGYLDRRPQCKEEGDLAPEKLEGRIVFQNVTFSYPSAATHQKALKSVSMEIAGGKLTALVGPSGSGKTSCLSLLKRLYEAQEGEILLDGKPLHHYKRKYLHQKLALVSQDLELFSGSLRYNIEYGLKDCTFEKVIDAAKKAKADAFLSELMHQYDTEVRGCGTLSSGLRHSIALIRALVRDPQVLILDETTSKVDANVWHAVLREVLSGGGTVLLVAHNLKSVETADRIIFIENGEVLEEGTHPQLMAKRGRYHHFHQNCNILQSRTSI from the exons ATGTCGCTCCAGGATCGGTCCAGCACCCTCAGTGGAGGCCAAATGAAAGCCAAGGAAGTTGTTGTTTATGGAATATCCGTTTTGCTCTTTGACACCTTGCTGAGTTTAGCGTTTTTGACTggcctggttctgctgcagttctCTGGCTGTGGTGGGCTGTCGGCCCAGTGGGCCTTTGCTGTGGTGAAATGGGCCTTTCTCCAAGGTTTCACCTGGTTCCTGACGGATGCGAATCACCTGGCTTTGCTCTCCAGGCTGGCGGCGCTCCTCTGTCTTCTTTCTCCTGTGCATGAAAGCGTGCAGCTCCTCGCGGCACCTCCCTCGGAACCGTACGCGGGACCGTGGGCTGACCTGGGCAGGCTGCTCCTGGGCCCAGCAGTCTCATTAGTCTCCTGTGTAGTTTGGGAAATGGGCTTCTGCTCTAATGCGGGGGTGAAAACCAGCAGTAAACCTCTCGATTCCAGGCGTTTGCTGCTGAGGATGCTCAAGTATTTCAAACCCGACGCCCTTTACATCATCGCAGCGTTCACCTTCCTCATTTTAGCCGTCGTCT GTGAAACGCTGATTCCGCTGTATCAGGGGAAGGTGATTGACATGCTGAAAGGCGAAGCGCTCCACTCCAGTTTCTACGGTTCCATTTGGCAGCTGACACTTGTCTGTTTGGGGAG CACTCTCTTCTCTGGCCTGCGAGGAGGCACCTTCATGTGCACCCTGTCGCGGCTGAACAGCAGAATGAAGCATTTGCTGTTCGGcgccctcctgcagcaggacgtGCACTTCTTTGAAAACAATGACGCAG GAAGTCTTTCCTCACGCCTGCAGAGTGATGTGGACAAGATGGGCCGCACGGTGGCGCTAAACGCCAACGCCATGGTCCGCAGCTCAGTCAGAACCTGCCTCATGTTAGGCGTGATGGTGCACCTGTCCTGGGAGCTCACCCTGATCACCTGTATAGAGATCCCTTTAATGGCCCTCATGCAGAACAAGTACATTAAGCTGTCTACG ATCGTTAAAAAACAGATCCAGGATGGCTGCGCGGAGACCGAAAGCCTGGCTCTGCAGACCATGAAGGGGATTCAAGTGGTTCGCAGTTTCAGGGCTGAACAGCACGAAACGAGGAGGTACCGCGAGGCCCTGGCCCGGATGCAAACGCTGAGGAGACGCAGAGGACTCTACGGTTACGTTTATGGGTTGGGGTTAAAG ATGCTAAATCTGGGGATAAAGATGCTCATGCTGCTCTACGCTCGCAGGCTCATCTCAACAGGGTACCTCAGCACCGGtgctctgctctccttttttctctacCAGAAACCCATCTTCCGAAGTTTATCC GAGATTCTGTATAGTTTTGGGGACACCTTGTCCACTGTGGAAATCATCTCCACAGTGTTTGGTTACCTTGACAGGAGGCCACAGTGtaaggaggagggagacttgGCTCCGGAGAAGCTGGAGGGAAGAATAGTTTTCCAGAATGTCACCTTCTCCTACCCATCGGCTGCTACACATCAGAAAGCTCTGAAG tccgtttCTATGGAAATCGCAGGAGGAAAGTTGACGGCGCTGGTGGGCCCGTCTGGCAGCGGGaagacttcctgtctcagcctTCTAAAGAGGCTGTATGAAGCCCAGGAGGGAGAGATCCTGCTGGATGGCAAACCACTGCACCATTACAAGCGGAAGTACTTGCATCAAAAG CTGGCCTTGGTGTCCCAGGATCTGGAGTTGTTCTCTGGTTCACTGCGGTACAACATCGAGTACGGCCTGAAGGACTGCACCTTTGAGAAGGTGATTGATGCCGCGAAGAAGGCCAAGGCAGATGCTTTCCTCTCTGAACTGATGCACCAATACGACACAG aggtcagaggatgTGGCACCCTGTCCAGTGGACTGCGGCACAGCATCGCCCTAATCAGAGCTCTGGTTCGAGACCCGCAGGTCCTCATTCTGGATGAGACCACCAGCAAAGTGGATGCTAACGTGTGGCACGCT GTGCTGCGGGAGGTTCTGTCTGGGGGCGGCACGGTTCTCCTGGTGGCTCATAACCTGAAGTCTGTGGAGACGGCAGATCGGATCATCTTCATTGAGAACggagaggtgctggaggaggggaCTCACCCTCAACTCATGGCCAAGAGAGGCCGCTACCATCATTTCCATCAAAACTGCAACATTCTACAAAGTAGAACCTCCATCTGA